The following coding sequences lie in one Lolium perenne isolate Kyuss_39 chromosome 2, Kyuss_2.0, whole genome shotgun sequence genomic window:
- the LOC127333851 gene encoding LOW QUALITY PROTEIN: uncharacterized protein (The sequence of the model RefSeq protein was modified relative to this genomic sequence to represent the inferred CDS: deleted 2 bases in 1 codon; substituted 2 bases at 2 genomic stop codons), translating into MSSTVDAAVRKGSVVLTRTESITEYINKGGQPRSGTQGQSDTPVSANDMCSLDEXPSHARRYRAQLQDEADGQKKKKGRGVVKGVKAAQKRFANGSAKLNITFSETLGGTIGMNYRSFKDDVVVITKRKVPLIGVRRWSDIHPSVHRLIVADVIDRWDLEDTPETEEKILRIAQEXYRGWRSTLSSTYKAFKTDDVRLANVPEDLQPEEWEWMINYFGNDEKFQARSQVNSDNRKKQKTKHRVGSKSYAQLSFEKRNLETGEEPDCVALWELTHTKNGTWSNPESQEVYDKAREAVQNKETETKGPLSTEQRNNVFQTAYKDTVQCKSSQPRGYGYMAKPKTGSERFRMQIEDQARVAAETLHNNSELSQHVSELEEQLEVERANMQQSIDFERSEREQLEVRLQEERDAREKMVEEERRSRLEFEKNMMAKFQQQMAKFSQQMGNQQVLKKRNEKENINSNLQTTLLKSSSPNRNVGAKSNLISTNSLLQAATLNSRMYKAMDSKT; encoded by the exons ATGAGTTCAACGGTGGATGCTGCTG TAAGGAAAGGCTCTGTTGTTTTAACAAGGACAGAAAGTATAACCGAATACATAAACAAGGGTGGACAACCCAGATCTG GTACTCAAGGACAATCCGACACTCCAGTGTCAGCTAATGACATGTGTTCCCTGGATGAATAGCCATCCCATGCTCGCCGCTATCGTGCGCAACTACAGGATG AAGCAGATggacagaagaagaagaaagggcgaGGTGTTGTAAAAGGTGTTAAAGCAGCTCAGAAGCGTTTTGCCAACGGATCTGCGAAGCTAAATATTACATTCTCTGAAACGTTGGGTGGTACGATAGGAATGAACTATCGCTCATTCAAGGATGACGTGGTAGTGATAACGAAAAGGAAGGTACCACTCATTGGGGTGAGGAGGTGGTCCGACATTCACCCAAGTGTGCATCGACTCATTGTCGCAGATGTGATA GACAGATGGGACCTAGAAGATACACCGGAAACTGAAGAGAAAATTCTCAGAATTGCGCAAGAGTGATATAGAGGCTGGAGATCAACTCTAAGCTCCACTTACAAGGCATTCAAAACAGATGATGTTAGATTGGCTAATGTTCCGGAAGACTTACAACCAGAAGAGTGGGAATGGATGATCAACTACTTCGGCAATGATGAAAAATTCCAG GCACGCAGCCAAGTGAACTCCGATAATCGcaagaaacagaaaacaaaacatAGAGTTGGATCAAAATCGTACGCCCAACTAAGTTTTGAGAAG AGAAACTTGGAAACTGGAGAAGAACCGGATTGTGTTGCTCTATGGGAACTCACACACACGAAGAATGGAACATGGTCTAACCCAGAGTCCCAGGAAGTTTAT GACAAAGCACGTGAAGCGGTGCAGAACAAAGAAACTGAAACAAAAGGTCCACTATCAACTGAGCAGAGAAACAATGTTTTTCAGACTGCATATAAAGACACAGTTCAATGCAAGTCATCGCAGCCTCGTGGCTACGGGTACATGGCCAAGCCCAAAACTGGTTCTGAAAGGTTTCGGATGCAGATTGAGGACCAAGCTCGTGTTGCAGCTGAAACCCTGCATAAT AACTCCGAGCTCAGCCAGCATGTTAGCGAATTAGAAGAACAATTAGAAGTTGAGCGTGCAAACATGCAGCAGAGTATTGACTTCGAGCGCTCTGAGAGAGAGCAACTTGAGGTGAGGTTGCAAGAAGAGCGTGATGCAAGAGAAAAAATGGTGGAAGAGGAGCGAAGATCAAGGCTCGAATTTGAAAAAAATATGATGGCAAAGTTCCAACAACAGATGGCTAAATTTAGCCAACAGATGGGAAACCAACAG GTGCTTAAGAAGAGGAATGAAAAAGAAAATATTAATTCAAATTTGCAAACCACTCTTTTAAAGAGCTCTAGTCCTAACAGAAATGTAGGAGCAAAGTCAAATTTGATTTCTACAAATTCACTCCTACAAGCTGCAACATTGAATTCTCGAATGTACAAAGCAATG GACTCAAAGACTTAG